CAGCGTATCGGTCGCCCAGCGGTCGAACATCCGGTAGGATTTCACGAACTCGTCGTTCCAGATGTTCTCCCAGAGCTGGATCTGGCTCACCGTGCGCGAGGCCGGGCGCAGCATCTCGAAGGAGGAGAGGATCATCTCCGGCGGCACGTTGCCGACGCTGTCGACGAGACGGTCGACGTCGAAATAGCGGCGATCTGAGAAATTCGAGAACAGCTTCATCTCGCGAAAATCGATCGGCGTGGTGAAGCAGATCAGATTTTTCATCGGCCCATCCCCGAAGATCGAGCCGTAGAGCAGCGACAGCACGCCGCCAAAGCAATAGCCGATCACGGAAACGTCCTGCTCGCCGGAATCCTGTTGCACGCGGCGGACGCAATCCGGAACGAAATCGAGGACATAGTCCTCCATGCGAAGGCTCTTCTCCTCCGGCCGCGGCGCGGTCCAGTCGAGCATGTAGACGTCGTAGCCGCGCTTGAGGAGAAACTCGATGAAGCTCTGGCCCGGCACGAGATCGAGGATGTAGCCGCGGTTGGTGGTGGCCATCACGATCAGCACCGGCACACGGTAGATCTCGTCCGACATCGGGCGGTAGTGATAGAGGCTCATCGTGCCGCGCGAATGCAGCACGTCCTTCGGCGTCGACCCGAGCGTGGGCCCTGAGGTCGAAAAATATTCGACGCCCTTGATGCTTCGCATGATGGCGCGCTGCACCTCGGACTGAATGCGCTCCGGGATCGATGCGAAATCAAGTCCCGTCGGCGCATTCATTTCGGCTCTCCGCCTTCGGAAGGGGGACGTTTGGTCCGCGGCGGTCGCGGCGCTGCCCCAATCTGCGATCCGCTGGAAGCGGCCGACATCTGGCTGAGCATGGACTTGATCTCGCCGAGCTGGCCTTCGATGGATTGCAACCGTTCGGCAATGCCGGTCATCTGCTCCCGGCTCGGCAGATTCATCGAGAGAAGATACTTCTCCATGAGGTCGCCGAACTGTTTCTGAGCACCCGCAGCAACGCCGCCGGCCCGATTCATGGCCTGCGAGAATTCGGGTGTCTCCATCGCTTTGGTGGCGAACGAGTTGAAGCCTTTCTCCATCTCGCCAATCATCTTCTGCCACAAGGCGACCGGATCGTTGATCTTGTCGGTCATCGGCATCCTCCAATTCGAGGGCTGCGTTGCCCTTCTTTTCCGGCCATACCACACCGTTGTGACGGGCGGGTCAACCCACGAGCAGCGGCCTGGTGTCGTGCACGCGGCTTCTTTGCGACGGCAAACCGTGCAATACAATGTTGGTCGTCAGCAAGGGAACACGCCCGTGAATGCCTCCGCCCATCAGCCGCCGCAGACCGTCCGCGCCAACGGCATCGACATCTGCTACGAGATTTTCGGCAACGACAATGCCGAGCCCTTGCTGCTAATCATGGGACTGGGCGCCCAGATGATCCACTGGGACGACGCGTTCTGCGAACAGCTCGCCGCCCGCGGCTTTCGCGTGATCCGCTTCGACAATCGCGACATCGGCAAGT
This genomic interval from Bradyrhizobium sp. CB82 contains the following:
- a CDS encoding alpha/beta fold hydrolase, with the translated sequence MNAPTGLDFASIPERIQSEVQRAIMRSIKGVEYFSTSGPTLGSTPKDVLHSRGTMSLYHYRPMSDEIYRVPVLIVMATTNRGYILDLVPGQSFIEFLLKRGYDVYMLDWTAPRPEEKSLRMEDYVLDFVPDCVRRVQQDSGEQDVSVIGYCFGGVLSLLYGSIFGDGPMKNLICFTTPIDFREMKLFSNFSDRRYFDVDRLVDSVGNVPPEMILSSFEMLRPASRTVSQIQLWENIWNDEFVKSYRMFDRWATDTLPLAGEYFRAITKDLMWDNKLFNDTMSVGGRAAKLENIKVPILHAVAEHDHIVPYDAAKHLITKIGSEDKEEVMLKGGHVSLVAGANAIKRLWPKLDSWLGKRST